Proteins from a single region of Oncorhynchus nerka isolate Pitt River linkage group LG18, Oner_Uvic_2.0, whole genome shotgun sequence:
- the LOC115115184 gene encoding fibrous sheath CABYR-binding protein-like isoform X2 — translation MLFCRSAWQRLGLLARMTVALPLSRNVVPVRQMSVGIPGGSATNVAYAVLCGGGLTAAVVYAYKTVNGDSERYNDRLAEMNLRPKEAAPAAEEAAPAAEEAAPAADEAAEEAAPAAEEVESPEEPAPVEAEVLAEVVAETVEEAPAAAEEVLAEVAAKSVAVLEAVAEVAAEPEVVAVEEAPAVEVAVVTEEAPPEADAEAVIEDVADAAPGVVEEVVAVEAADAVSDITSASMKLLASSEIAAASVAERRLMHAVQHLEDRTEESSLAPAEDILESLEVPEAKVEEEVLSVEGEVAEAPAAEVLETEEPKPEEEAVAAPNITEEVVAEETPEPEEVVAEETPEPEEVVAEETPEPEEVVPVAVEEAPAAVAEEETAAAPLEATELPAAVEAPEAEASAAVEAPEAEASAAVEAPEAEASAAVEAPEAEASAAVEAPEASAAVEAPEASAAVEAPEASAAVEAPEAEASAAVEAPEAEASAEEGPIVEEFSPEEAAPVEEAAPVEAELPAAEEVVVEEAPVEEPAMEEPAAEEPPAEKEAVETAQVSEDEALVVEAAMLAAASALDVEAVEAEAAPAEEVKEALFTSCHQCEAPASEADVAVTPMEVVEAASLGEVEAPPAGVKEAVVEGEAVEVTAEERASDWPAEVTEAVEEAKVEGAQSMSLVLLTAQS, via the exons ATGCTTTTCTGTAGATCGGCTTGGCAGAGACTGGGGCTCCTGGCACGAATGACAGTCGCCCTACCTTTATCCAGAAATG TGGTTCCAGTGCGGCAGATGTCCGTCGGGATCCCCGGTGGCTCTGCCACCAACGTGGCGTACGCCGTTCTGTGTGGCGGAGGCCTCACTGCCGCTGTGGTCTAC GCTTACAAGACAGTGAATGGTGACAGTGAGCGGTACAATGACCGACTCGCCGAGATGAACTTGAGGCCCAAGG aagcagcaccagcagcagaggaagcagcaccagcagcagaggaagcagcaccagcagcagatGAAGCAGCAGAGGAAGCGGCACCAGCAGCAGAGGAAGTAGAATCCCCAGAAGAACCGGCACCAGTAGAAGCAGAGGTGTTAGCCGAGGTGGTCGCTGAGACAGTCGAGGAGGCGCCTGCAGCAGCAGAGGAAGTCCTGGCAGAGGTCGCAGCCAAATCCGTCGCTGTCCTAGAGGCGGTTGCAGAGGTTGCTGCGGAACCAGAGGTCGTTGCAGTTGAGGAGGCGCCCGCAGTGGAAGTTGCCGTGGTTACGGAAGAAGCTCCACCGGAGGCTGACGCAGAGGCCGTCATCGAGGACGTCGCAGATGCGGCTCCTGGCGTCGTGGAAGAGGTCGTTGCCGTGGAGGCCGCCG ATGCTGTGTCTGACATAACGTCTGCCTCCATGAAGCTTCTGGCCAGCTCTGAGATCGCTGCTGCCTCGGTAGCTGAGAGGAGGCTCATGCACGCCGTCCAACACCTAGAAGACCGGACTGAAGAATCCTCACTCGCTCCCGCCGAGGACATTCTAGAATCCCTGGAGGTTCCTGAAGCTAAGGTAGAGGAGGAAGTATTATCTGTGGAGGGGGAAGTGGCAGAAGCACCAGCTGCAGAAGTCTTGGAAACTGAAGAGCCCAAACCAGAAGAGGAGGCTGTTGCTGCCCCTAATATCACAGAGGAAGTGGTTGCTGAGGAGACCCCTGAGCCAGAGGAAGTGGTTGCGGAGGAGACCCCTGAGCCAGAGGAAGTGGTTGCGGAGGAGACCCCTGAGCCAGAGGAAGTAGTTCCGGTCGCCGTAGAGGAAGCTCCAGCTGCTGTTGCAGAGGAGGAGACGGCTGCGGCTCCCCTAGAGGCCACAGAGCTCCCTGCCGCTGTGGAAGCACCTGAGGCTGAGGCTTCTGCCGCTGTGGAAGCACCTGAGGCTGAGGCTTCTGCCGCTGTGGAAGCACCTGAGGCTGAGGCTTCTGCCGCTGTGGAAGCACCTGAGGCTGAGGCTTCTGCCGCTGTGGAAGCACCTGAGGCTTCTGCCGCTGTGGAAGCACCTGAGGCTTCTGCCGCTGTGGAAGCACCTGAGGCTTCTGCCGCTGTGGAAGCACCTGAGGCTGAGGCTTCTGCCGCTGTGGAAGCACCTGAGGCTGAGGCTTCTGCCGAGGAGGGACCAATAGTAGAGGAATTTTCCCCAGAAGAGGCTGCCCCAGTCGAAGAGGCAGCGCCAGTTGAGGCAGAGTTACCTGCAGCCGAAGAGGTAGTAGTGGAGGAAGCCCCAGTGGAGGAACCAGCAATGGAGGAACCAGCAGCAGAGGAACCACCGGCGGAAAAGGAGGCTGTGGAGACAGCCCAAGTGTCTGAGGATGAGGCGCTCGTCGTGGAGGCGGCGATGCTGGCAGCAGCCTCAGCCCTGGATGTCGAGgcagtggaggcagaggcagccccGGCTGAGGAAGTCAAGGAGGCCCTCTTCACTTCATGCCACCAATGTGAAGCCCCAGCTTCTGAGGCTGATGTGGCAGTCACCCCCATGGAGGTTGTAGAGGCTGCATCTCTGGGGGAAGTAGAGGCTCCCCCTGCTGGTGTGAAGGAGGCAGTCGTCGAGGGTGAGGCAGTGGAGGTGACCGCAGAGGAGCGCGCCTCCGATTGGCCTGCTGAGGTGACCGAGGCAGTGGAGGAAGCCAAGGTGGAAG GTGCACAGAGTATGAGCCTGGTGTTGCTGACAGCCCAGTCCTGA
- the LOC115115184 gene encoding fibrous sheath CABYR-binding protein-like isoform X1 encodes MLFCRSAWQRLGLLARMTVALPLSRNVVPVRQMSVGIPGGSATNVAYAVLCGGGLTAAVVYAYKTVNGDSERYNDRLAEMNLRPKEAAPAAEEAAPAAEEAAPAADEAAEEAAPAAEEVESPEEPAPVEAEVLAEVVAETVEEAPAAAEEVLAEVAAKSVAVLEAVAEVAAEPEVVAVEEAPAVEVAVVTEEAPPEADAEAVIEDVADAAPGVVEEVVAVEAADAVSDITSASMKLLASSEIAAASVAERRLMHAVQHLEDRTEESSLAPAEDILESLEVPEAKVEEEVLSVEGEVAEAPAAEVLETEEPKPEEEAVAAPNITEEVVAEETPEPEEVVAEETPEPEEVVAEETPEPEEVVPVAVEEAPAAVAEEETAAAPLEATELPAAVEAPEAEASAAVEAPEAEASAAVEAPEAEASAAVEAPEAEASAAVEAPEASAAVEAPEASAAVEAPEASAAVEAPEAEASAAVEAPEAEASAEEGPIVEEFSPEEAAPVEEAAPVEAELPAAEEVVVEEAPVEEPAMEEPAAEEPPAEKEAVETAQVSEDEALVVEAAMLAAASALDVEAVEAEAAPAEEVKEALFTSCHQCEAPASEADVAVTPMEVVEAASLGEVEAPPAGVKEAVVEGEAVEVTAEERASDWPAEVTEAVEEAKVEGETARPVKRSCSVM; translated from the exons ATGCTTTTCTGTAGATCGGCTTGGCAGAGACTGGGGCTCCTGGCACGAATGACAGTCGCCCTACCTTTATCCAGAAATG TGGTTCCAGTGCGGCAGATGTCCGTCGGGATCCCCGGTGGCTCTGCCACCAACGTGGCGTACGCCGTTCTGTGTGGCGGAGGCCTCACTGCCGCTGTGGTCTAC GCTTACAAGACAGTGAATGGTGACAGTGAGCGGTACAATGACCGACTCGCCGAGATGAACTTGAGGCCCAAGG aagcagcaccagcagcagaggaagcagcaccagcagcagaggaagcagcaccagcagcagatGAAGCAGCAGAGGAAGCGGCACCAGCAGCAGAGGAAGTAGAATCCCCAGAAGAACCGGCACCAGTAGAAGCAGAGGTGTTAGCCGAGGTGGTCGCTGAGACAGTCGAGGAGGCGCCTGCAGCAGCAGAGGAAGTCCTGGCAGAGGTCGCAGCCAAATCCGTCGCTGTCCTAGAGGCGGTTGCAGAGGTTGCTGCGGAACCAGAGGTCGTTGCAGTTGAGGAGGCGCCCGCAGTGGAAGTTGCCGTGGTTACGGAAGAAGCTCCACCGGAGGCTGACGCAGAGGCCGTCATCGAGGACGTCGCAGATGCGGCTCCTGGCGTCGTGGAAGAGGTCGTTGCCGTGGAGGCCGCCG ATGCTGTGTCTGACATAACGTCTGCCTCCATGAAGCTTCTGGCCAGCTCTGAGATCGCTGCTGCCTCGGTAGCTGAGAGGAGGCTCATGCACGCCGTCCAACACCTAGAAGACCGGACTGAAGAATCCTCACTCGCTCCCGCCGAGGACATTCTAGAATCCCTGGAGGTTCCTGAAGCTAAGGTAGAGGAGGAAGTATTATCTGTGGAGGGGGAAGTGGCAGAAGCACCAGCTGCAGAAGTCTTGGAAACTGAAGAGCCCAAACCAGAAGAGGAGGCTGTTGCTGCCCCTAATATCACAGAGGAAGTGGTTGCTGAGGAGACCCCTGAGCCAGAGGAAGTGGTTGCGGAGGAGACCCCTGAGCCAGAGGAAGTGGTTGCGGAGGAGACCCCTGAGCCAGAGGAAGTAGTTCCGGTCGCCGTAGAGGAAGCTCCAGCTGCTGTTGCAGAGGAGGAGACGGCTGCGGCTCCCCTAGAGGCCACAGAGCTCCCTGCCGCTGTGGAAGCACCTGAGGCTGAGGCTTCTGCCGCTGTGGAAGCACCTGAGGCTGAGGCTTCTGCCGCTGTGGAAGCACCTGAGGCTGAGGCTTCTGCCGCTGTGGAAGCACCTGAGGCTGAGGCTTCTGCCGCTGTGGAAGCACCTGAGGCTTCTGCCGCTGTGGAAGCACCTGAGGCTTCTGCCGCTGTGGAAGCACCTGAGGCTTCTGCCGCTGTGGAAGCACCTGAGGCTGAGGCTTCTGCCGCTGTGGAAGCACCTGAGGCTGAGGCTTCTGCCGAGGAGGGACCAATAGTAGAGGAATTTTCCCCAGAAGAGGCTGCCCCAGTCGAAGAGGCAGCGCCAGTTGAGGCAGAGTTACCTGCAGCCGAAGAGGTAGTAGTGGAGGAAGCCCCAGTGGAGGAACCAGCAATGGAGGAACCAGCAGCAGAGGAACCACCGGCGGAAAAGGAGGCTGTGGAGACAGCCCAAGTGTCTGAGGATGAGGCGCTCGTCGTGGAGGCGGCGATGCTGGCAGCAGCCTCAGCCCTGGATGTCGAGgcagtggaggcagaggcagccccGGCTGAGGAAGTCAAGGAGGCCCTCTTCACTTCATGCCACCAATGTGAAGCCCCAGCTTCTGAGGCTGATGTGGCAGTCACCCCCATGGAGGTTGTAGAGGCTGCATCTCTGGGGGAAGTAGAGGCTCCCCCTGCTGGTGTGAAGGAGGCAGTCGTCGAGGGTGAGGCAGTGGAGGTGACCGCAGAGGAGCGCGCCTCCGATTGGCCTGCTGAGGTGACCGAGGCAGTGGAGGAAGCCAAGGTGGAAG gagagactgccagGCCAGTAAAGAGGTCCTGCTCAGTGATGTGA
- the LOC115115184 gene encoding fibrous sheath CABYR-binding protein-like isoform X3, protein MSVGIPGGSATNVAYAVLCGGGLTAAVVYAYKTVNGDSERYNDRLAEMNLRPKEAAPAAEEAAPAAEEAAPAADEAAEEAAPAAEEVESPEEPAPVEAEVLAEVVAETVEEAPAAAEEVLAEVAAKSVAVLEAVAEVAAEPEVVAVEEAPAVEVAVVTEEAPPEADAEAVIEDVADAAPGVVEEVVAVEAADAVSDITSASMKLLASSEIAAASVAERRLMHAVQHLEDRTEESSLAPAEDILESLEVPEAKVEEEVLSVEGEVAEAPAAEVLETEEPKPEEEAVAAPNITEEVVAEETPEPEEVVAEETPEPEEVVAEETPEPEEVVPVAVEEAPAAVAEEETAAAPLEATELPAAVEAPEAEASAAVEAPEAEASAAVEAPEAEASAAVEAPEAEASAAVEAPEASAAVEAPEASAAVEAPEASAAVEAPEAEASAAVEAPEAEASAEEGPIVEEFSPEEAAPVEEAAPVEAELPAAEEVVVEEAPVEEPAMEEPAAEEPPAEKEAVETAQVSEDEALVVEAAMLAAASALDVEAVEAEAAPAEEVKEALFTSCHQCEAPASEADVAVTPMEVVEAASLGEVEAPPAGVKEAVVEGEAVEVTAEERASDWPAEVTEAVEEAKVEGETARPVKRSCSVM, encoded by the exons ATGTCCGTCGGGATCCCCGGTGGCTCTGCCACCAACGTGGCGTACGCCGTTCTGTGTGGCGGAGGCCTCACTGCCGCTGTGGTCTAC GCTTACAAGACAGTGAATGGTGACAGTGAGCGGTACAATGACCGACTCGCCGAGATGAACTTGAGGCCCAAGG aagcagcaccagcagcagaggaagcagcaccagcagcagaggaagcagcaccagcagcagatGAAGCAGCAGAGGAAGCGGCACCAGCAGCAGAGGAAGTAGAATCCCCAGAAGAACCGGCACCAGTAGAAGCAGAGGTGTTAGCCGAGGTGGTCGCTGAGACAGTCGAGGAGGCGCCTGCAGCAGCAGAGGAAGTCCTGGCAGAGGTCGCAGCCAAATCCGTCGCTGTCCTAGAGGCGGTTGCAGAGGTTGCTGCGGAACCAGAGGTCGTTGCAGTTGAGGAGGCGCCCGCAGTGGAAGTTGCCGTGGTTACGGAAGAAGCTCCACCGGAGGCTGACGCAGAGGCCGTCATCGAGGACGTCGCAGATGCGGCTCCTGGCGTCGTGGAAGAGGTCGTTGCCGTGGAGGCCGCCG ATGCTGTGTCTGACATAACGTCTGCCTCCATGAAGCTTCTGGCCAGCTCTGAGATCGCTGCTGCCTCGGTAGCTGAGAGGAGGCTCATGCACGCCGTCCAACACCTAGAAGACCGGACTGAAGAATCCTCACTCGCTCCCGCCGAGGACATTCTAGAATCCCTGGAGGTTCCTGAAGCTAAGGTAGAGGAGGAAGTATTATCTGTGGAGGGGGAAGTGGCAGAAGCACCAGCTGCAGAAGTCTTGGAAACTGAAGAGCCCAAACCAGAAGAGGAGGCTGTTGCTGCCCCTAATATCACAGAGGAAGTGGTTGCTGAGGAGACCCCTGAGCCAGAGGAAGTGGTTGCGGAGGAGACCCCTGAGCCAGAGGAAGTGGTTGCGGAGGAGACCCCTGAGCCAGAGGAAGTAGTTCCGGTCGCCGTAGAGGAAGCTCCAGCTGCTGTTGCAGAGGAGGAGACGGCTGCGGCTCCCCTAGAGGCCACAGAGCTCCCTGCCGCTGTGGAAGCACCTGAGGCTGAGGCTTCTGCCGCTGTGGAAGCACCTGAGGCTGAGGCTTCTGCCGCTGTGGAAGCACCTGAGGCTGAGGCTTCTGCCGCTGTGGAAGCACCTGAGGCTGAGGCTTCTGCCGCTGTGGAAGCACCTGAGGCTTCTGCCGCTGTGGAAGCACCTGAGGCTTCTGCCGCTGTGGAAGCACCTGAGGCTTCTGCCGCTGTGGAAGCACCTGAGGCTGAGGCTTCTGCCGCTGTGGAAGCACCTGAGGCTGAGGCTTCTGCCGAGGAGGGACCAATAGTAGAGGAATTTTCCCCAGAAGAGGCTGCCCCAGTCGAAGAGGCAGCGCCAGTTGAGGCAGAGTTACCTGCAGCCGAAGAGGTAGTAGTGGAGGAAGCCCCAGTGGAGGAACCAGCAATGGAGGAACCAGCAGCAGAGGAACCACCGGCGGAAAAGGAGGCTGTGGAGACAGCCCAAGTGTCTGAGGATGAGGCGCTCGTCGTGGAGGCGGCGATGCTGGCAGCAGCCTCAGCCCTGGATGTCGAGgcagtggaggcagaggcagccccGGCTGAGGAAGTCAAGGAGGCCCTCTTCACTTCATGCCACCAATGTGAAGCCCCAGCTTCTGAGGCTGATGTGGCAGTCACCCCCATGGAGGTTGTAGAGGCTGCATCTCTGGGGGAAGTAGAGGCTCCCCCTGCTGGTGTGAAGGAGGCAGTCGTCGAGGGTGAGGCAGTGGAGGTGACCGCAGAGGAGCGCGCCTCCGATTGGCCTGCTGAGGTGACCGAGGCAGTGGAGGAAGCCAAGGTGGAAG gagagactgccagGCCAGTAAAGAGGTCCTGCTCAGTGATGTGA